A window of the Cytophagaceae bacterium genome harbors these coding sequences:
- a CDS encoding DUF11 domain-containing protein: MENNYLKIRLASVFGEKTSVWVASLTLAFLMLFAHLSTYAQVCNPALAMTITTFDASDSVTANAKIKVSGIQNSASRIGLSVGNSYSGPAFGASPTYASLVGGIVDSTLQTPATAPGRQYTLRVYNFDGSCFTDSTFYLPYVNYNYTPQFVDIETTITRSPSGDVPMGDTVTVTVAVINRGSLTATGVTFEVAYAAGLTYFSNVPSIGTYSDATKIWNIGSIAPGPGGTVSLTMRYIVTTRGIKEITAETLTLDQLDLDSGPKPTIQDANIEDDEGQICITTHRDWCPGDEYTFTLASGIYTDVVWQRSTDNGATWSTITGTNTFADVTGSGLVIKQMGDYKYYKDSSALSCGFEGCCPIKVIPGLPPILTTPTNQVICFGAPAPVIESANTQAGYTSTTNDTYGIQDELPPFLSDQGSFRYQWWNNNGPSNPTLDSLTGEDTLRLNTLPTAPGIYHYRLVSEQNGHISCRDTTEVTFTINELPIPVASSNSPVCAEDTIFLQAYNSEPSNPINPILPLTWSWLGPDGWTSADSVDRRLLATEAMEGNYVVRAAYTANTLECASTDTVFVTINPLPDRPNAIDTAYCQFIAAKRLSALLSSPVIDHNGDSLRWWHGPVLPTSVDLPDTTSLIGHNVGPFANTAIVGQDLWFVAQVDANNCQSHLDTVRIDIWDQPDMPTVQDVAWCQDYPSAPLTAVHSPGNYALIWYGLDKTDLPGDSTVTYPAPPTGVVGTFTYWVSQYDSTHNCQSDTIDFDVIIHDTPVQPNAADPVYCLNQTATPFDHTILQAPNDYLTWYWLTDSLARPATPPTPSTAVAGATWGYVTQTKMYLSPINDTLRCESPREPFLVTVNPLPVATVIPVSAICLGTLTQNNGMLVLNRFRDNDTAAWNLGNTYNPTASTGPADLAGNHLVNPIPSHGILVSNLPNPSGPSDNYTVRVTNEFGCIIDVTEPLIAKDCTCPGGYCEPATVTKTK; this comes from the coding sequence ATGGAAAACAATTATTTGAAAATCAGACTTGCGTCTGTTTTTGGAGAAAAAACTTCAGTTTGGGTGGCCTCACTCACACTGGCGTTTTTGATGTTGTTTGCACATTTGTCAACGTACGCCCAGGTATGTAATCCTGCTCTGGCAATGACGATTACGACATTTGATGCATCCGACTCTGTCACTGCCAATGCCAAAATCAAGGTCAGTGGTATCCAAAACAGTGCAAGCAGAATCGGTTTAAGTGTAGGAAACTCCTACTCGGGCCCGGCATTTGGAGCTTCACCAACCTATGCCTCGCTGGTAGGTGGAATTGTAGATTCTACTTTACAAACTCCTGCAACTGCTCCCGGAAGGCAATACACCTTAAGAGTTTACAACTTTGATGGCTCTTGTTTTACTGACTCTACCTTTTATCTGCCCTATGTAAACTACAACTACACGCCTCAATTTGTTGATATTGAGACAACAATTACACGCTCCCCATCTGGCGATGTGCCAATGGGAGATACAGTCACAGTCACAGTTGCGGTTATTAACAGAGGGTCATTGACTGCAACTGGCGTTACTTTTGAGGTTGCTTATGCTGCAGGATTGACTTATTTCTCGAATGTTCCAAGTATTGGAACTTATTCTGATGCAACTAAGATATGGAATATTGGATCAATTGCTCCTGGTCCTGGAGGTACAGTGAGTTTGACAATGCGTTACATTGTTACCACAAGAGGTATTAAAGAAATTACAGCGGAAACTTTAACGCTTGACCAGTTAGATTTGGATTCCGGTCCTAAACCAACTATACAAGATGCAAACATTGAAGATGATGAAGGACAAATATGTATCACTACTCACCGGGATTGGTGTCCAGGTGATGAATATACTTTTACTTTGGCAAGTGGTATTTACACTGATGTAGTTTGGCAAAGAAGTACAGATAATGGAGCAACTTGGTCAACAATCACTGGAACCAATACTTTTGCTGATGTGACAGGATCGGGTTTAGTTATTAAGCAGATGGGTGATTACAAATATTACAAGGATTCTTCAGCATTATCTTGCGGTTTTGAAGGTTGTTGTCCAATTAAAGTAATTCCTGGTCTTCCTCCAATTTTGACAACTCCTACTAATCAGGTGATTTGTTTTGGAGCTCCTGCACCAGTTATTGAGTCAGCAAATACTCAGGCAGGTTATACTTCTACTACCAACGATACTTATGGTATTCAGGATGAACTTCCTCCATTCCTTTCTGATCAGGGAAGTTTTAGATATCAGTGGTGGAACAATAATGGCCCAAGTAATCCTACTCTTGACTCATTGACAGGGGAAGATACACTTAGATTAAATACCTTACCAACTGCTCCTGGTATATACCACTACAGATTAGTTTCTGAACAAAACGGTCATATTTCTTGCAGAGATACTACTGAGGTAACATTTACTATTAACGAACTTCCAATTCCGGTTGCTTCTTCCAACTCACCAGTTTGTGCTGAAGATACCATATTTCTTCAGGCATATAACTCCGAACCGAGCAATCCAATCAATCCAATTTTACCATTGACATGGAGCTGGTTAGGGCCTGACGGTTGGACATCTGCCGACTCAGTTGACAGAAGATTATTGGCAACAGAGGCTATGGAAGGTAACTATGTTGTTAGAGCAGCATATACCGCTAATACTTTGGAATGTGCTAGTACAGATACAGTTTTTGTAACTATTAATCCGCTTCCAGACAGACCAAATGCTATAGATACAGCTTATTGTCAGTTCATTGCTGCCAAAAGATTGTCTGCTCTTTTAAGCTCACCGGTTATTGATCATAATGGAGATAGCCTAAGATGGTGGCATGGCCCGGTTCTTCCGACTTCGGTTGACCTGCCTGATACTACTTCATTAATCGGTCATAATGTAGGACCATTTGCCAACACAGCAATCGTTGGCCAGGATCTCTGGTTTGTAGCACAGGTCGATGCCAATAATTGTCAGTCCCATCTCGATACCGTTCGAATAGACATTTGGGATCAACCAGATATGCCAACGGTACAGGATGTTGCATGGTGTCAAGATTATCCATCAGCACCGCTTACTGCTGTACACTCTCCTGGTAACTATGCTTTGATTTGGTATGGTTTGGATAAAACTGACCTTCCTGGTGACTCAACTGTAACTTATCCTGCTCCTCCCACTGGTGTTGTTGGAACGTTTACCTACTGGGTTTCACAATATGATAGTACACATAATTGTCAGTCAGATACTATTGATTTCGATGTAATTATTCATGATACTCCTGTTCAGCCTAATGCTGCCGATCCCGTATATTGTTTGAATCAAACAGCAACACCTTTTGATCATACCATTCTACAGGCTCCGAATGATTACCTTACATGGTATTGGTTAACTGACTCATTGGCTCGTCCGGCTACACCTCCTACACCATCTACTGCGGTAGCAGGAGCGACATGGGGATATGTAACTCAGACCAAAATGTATTTGTCACCTATCAACGATACCCTGCGATGCGAATCTCCGCGTGAGCCATTCCTCGTAACTGTTAATCCATTGCCGGTGGCTACTGTGATTCCTGTAAGTGCAATTTGTTTGGGAACTTTGACTCAAAACAACGGTATGCTCGTGTTGAACAGATTCCGTGACAACGATACAGCAGCCTGGAACTTAGGAAATACCTATAATCCAACTGCCAGTACAGGTCCAGCAGATTTAGCTGGAAATCATTTGGTTAACCCAATTCCTTCACATGGTATTTTGGTATCTAATTTACCAAACCCATCGGGACCATCGGATAACTATACAGTAAGGGTTACCAATGAATTTGGTTGTATAATTGACGTAACAGAACCTTTAATTGCCAAAGACTGTACTTGTCCTGGTGGATATTGTGAGCCTGCTACAGTTACAAAAACAAAATAA